A single genomic interval of Lathyrus oleraceus cultivar Zhongwan6 chromosome 7, CAAS_Psat_ZW6_1.0, whole genome shotgun sequence harbors:
- the LOC127102529 gene encoding E3 ubiquitin-protein ligase SIS3 — MLKVVPTDCSECPICLEEFRVGNKVHGLPCAHNFHVECIDEWLRLNVKCHRCRCSVFPNPDLSAPSNLRPDSERSSASVVTTTSYKRNAYHDLAMAKLKEGNVNAASELFQRAVHITPLMAHKLIQTLKSENIEFVVAPPIFSLQGSLPRIQKQLQNLSGEQK; from the exons ATGTTAAAGGTTGTTCCTACGGATTGCAGTGAATGCCCCATCTGCTTAGAAGAGTTCCGTGTTGGGAATAAGGTTCATGGCTTGCCTTGTGCACACAATTTTCATGTTGAATGCATTGACGAGTGGCTCAGGCTGAATGTGAAATGTCATCGTTGCCGTTGCTCAGTGTTTCCAAATCCTGATCTTAGTGCCCCGTCCAATCTCCGTCCAGATTCTGAGCGATCTTCTGCCAGTGTTGTGACAACAACTAGCTAT AAAAGAAATGCTTATCATGATTTGGCAATGGCTAAGCTCAAAGAAGGGAATGTTAATGCTGCTTCAGAGCTATTTCAGAGAGCAGTGCATATTACTCCTCTTATGGCACATAAGCTCATTCAGACTTTGAAATCAGAGAACATTGAGTTTGTTGTAGCTCCACCAATATTCAGTCTACAAGGAAGCCTACCGAGAATCCAAAAGCAGTTGCAAAATTTGAGTGGCGAGCAAAAGTGA